A DNA window from Mastacembelus armatus chromosome 11, fMasArm1.2, whole genome shotgun sequence contains the following coding sequences:
- the otud6b gene encoding deubiquitinase OTUD6B: MEEGIVETPEELLVKQHRKEKKDLQAKIQSMKNAVPKNDKKRRKQLTEEIAKLEADLSQKHEEEFRQLKSTADTKVKEMINGVETMKVEGGEQEGVKQVRVTKAQKRRDKKAAQEKERESRIAEAEVQNLQGERHLEGLRLAQKLAQQQLQIKEISSDGHCMYRAIEDQLAQRSNPGLKMNMKELRSRTADHMRSHADDFLPFLTNPNTGDMYTTDEFEKYCNDVEHTAAWGGQLELRALTQVLRLPVEVIQADSPTIKIGEEYDSEPITLVYMHHAYGLGEHYNSVERLKDQSNTEDS, translated from the exons ATGGAGGAGGGGATAGTGGAGACACCAGAGGAGCTGCTGGTAAAGCAGCACCGCAAGGAGAAGAAGGATCTACAAG CTAAAATCCAAAGCATGAAAAATGCAGTcccaaaaaatgacaagaaaaggaggaaacagtTGACAGAGGAGATTGCCAAGCTGGAGGCTGACCTCAGCCAGAAACATGAGGAGGAATTCAGGCAACTCAAATCTACAGCTGACACAAAG GTGAAAGAGATGATAAATGGAGTTGAGACCATGAAGGTGGAGGGTGGAGAACAAGAAGGGGTCAAACAAGTACGAGTAACCAAGGCCCAGAAGAGAAGG GACAAAAAGGCTGCCCAGGAGAAGGAAAGGGAGAGCAGGATAGCTGAGGCAGAGGTGCAGAACCTGCAGGGTGAGAGACACCTGGAGGGTTTGAGGCTGGCTCAGAAACTTGCCCAGCAACAGCTTCAAATCAAGGAGATTTCCTCTGATGGCCACTGCATGTACCGTGCCATTGAAGATCAGCTGGCACAGCGATCAAAT CCTGGGTTAAAGATGAATATGAAAGAACTGCGGTCTCGCACTGCTGACCACATGAGAAGCCATGCTGATGACTTCCTGCCTTTCCTCACCAACCCCAACACTGGGGACATGTACACAACAG ATGAGTTTGAGAAATACTGCAATGATGTGGAGCACACAGCAGCTTGGGGTGGACAACTGGAA CTGCGAGCTTTGACCCAGGTTCTCCGTTTGCCAGTAGAAGTGATCCAGGCCGACTCACCAACCATAAAAATTGGGGAGGAATATGACAGTGAACCCATCACTCTTGT CTATATGCATCATGCTTATGGATTAGGAGAGCACTACAATTCTGTGGAGCGGCTAAAGGACCAATCCAACACAGAGGACAGCTGA
- the rab5aa gene encoding RAB5A, member RAS oncogene family, a: protein MANRGGATRPNGPNAGNKICQFKLVLLGESAVGKSSLVLRFVKGQFHEFQESTIGAAFLTQTVCLDDTTVKFEIWDTAGQERYHSLAPMYYRGAQAAIVVYDITNEESFARAKNWVKELQRQASPNIVIALSGNKADLANKRAVDFQDAQSYADDNSLLFMETSAKTSMNVNEIFMAIAKRLPKSEPQAAGANSGRNRGVDLTETAQPAKAPCCSN from the exons ATGGCCAATCGGGGAGGTGCTACGAGACCCAATGGACCCAATGCAGGGAACAAAATCTGTCAGTTTAAGCTGGTGCTGCTGGGAGAGTCAGCTGTTGGCAAGTCCAGCTTAGTGCTCCGCTTCGTCAAGGGCCAGTTCCATGAATTCCAGGAGAGTACAATAGGAG CGGCCTTTCTCACCCAGACAGTGTGTCTAGATGACACAACAGTGAAGTTTGAAATCTGggacactgcaggtcaggaacGTTACCACAGTTTGGCGCCCATGTATTACAGAGGAGCACAGGCTGCCATTGTGGTGTACGACATCACAAATGAG GAGTCCTTTGCACGGGCAAAGAACTGGGTGAAGGAGCTGCAAAGACAAGCTAGTCCTAATATAGTCATCGCTCTGTCAGGCAACAAAGCTGACCTAGCCAACAAGAGAGCTGTTGATTTCCAG GATGCCCAGTCCTACGCAGATGACAACAGCTTACTTTTCATGGAAACATCAGCCAAGACATCTATGAATGTGAATGAGATTTTTATGGCTATTG CAAAGAGATTGCCGAAGAGTGAGCCTCAGGCTGCAGGAGCCAACAGTGGGCGGAACCGGGGAGTGGACCTGACAGAAACCGCCCAGCCAGCAAAGGCTCCATGCTGCAGTAACTAA